A part of Aegilops tauschii subsp. strangulata cultivar AL8/78 chromosome 2, Aet v6.0, whole genome shotgun sequence genomic DNA contains:
- the LOC109742182 gene encoding LIM domain-containing protein PLIM2b-like: MSFTGTQDKCFACEKTVHFIDLLTADGVIYHKTCFKCSHCKGILSMCSYSSMDGVLYCKTHFEQLFKETGSFSKKFTPGNKSGDKNELSRAPSKLSAAFSGTQDKCAACTKTVYPLEKMTLEGDAYHKSCFKCSHGGCILTTSSYAALNGVLYCKIHFQQLFMEKGSYSHMKKKSPSQEVLPDLVAAAAEEQPAAEAAPPQDEE; this comes from the exons ATGTCTTTCACCGGCACGCAGGACAAGTGCTTTGCGTGCGAAAAGACGGTCCATTTCATCGACCTCCTCACGGCGGACGGCGTCATCTACCACAAGACCTGCTTCAAATGCAGCCACTGCAAAGGGATCCTCTCG ATGTGCAGCTATTCTTCCATGGACGGCGTCCTCTACTGCAAGACGCACTTCGAGCAGCTCTTCAAGGAGACAGGGAGCTTCTCAAAGAAGTTCACACCGG GTAACAAATCTGGCGACAAGAATGAACTG TCAAGGGCCCCAAGCAAGCTATCCGCTGCCTTCTCCGGTACTCAGGATAAGTGTGCAGCCTGCACGAAAACAGTGTATCCACTCGAAAAG ATGACTCTGGAGGGCGACGCATACCACAAGAGCTGCTTCAAGTGCTCCCACGGGGGCTGCATCCTAACCACCTCCTCCTACGCCGCCCTCAACGGTGTCTTGTACTGCAAGATCCATTTCCAGCAACTGTTCATGGAGAAAGGAAGCTACAGCCACATGAAGAAGAAGAGCCCCTCGCAGGAGGTGTTGCCCGAtttggtggcggcggcggccgaagagCAACCGGCGGCAGAGGCGGCACCGCCGCA